In Aspergillus fumigatus Af293 chromosome 4, whole genome shotgun sequence, one genomic interval encodes:
- a CDS encoding Hsp90 co-chaperone CDC37, protein MVLDYSKWDALELSDDSDIEVHPNVDKRSFIRAKQAQIHQQRHQRRMEIETLKYERIINDGLLSRIDKLLALLREHEGSSRDPEELVFQAVMESASNPAEDQAPVPPEGVHTHEKEQPKYSQMLSSLVDQVKKEIGESSPDNRYQAYIKGVEGHQDKVQGLQKELLARLAQLEKEESSKITSDMLHTGFDTSYISKSKDKGKAPATAKSETVELLNPRAVQDDAPKADDNEQVDPDDVKASDLAKKFARINRNDYRALLQFISEHPEIVAEKETDGLLVEAFNSQMEGKEEYARQCVHQGLLLQYCRSLGRDGISLFFKRITTKDHQAATLFRNDVNETYNKIKTRAAELAKDSSAANDPAGVEQIQLHAVDPNTKITINIPPADSNDPAVIEARKIFESFSEDMQKALASESLDEVNKVLGKMPVNEAEEVVEKLGAGGLLSLEEGIVDATTEEGRKKLEEIEAEGRKEKHVEEIGEPGGDVTELD, encoded by the exons ATGGTCTTGGACTACAGCAAATGGGATGCTCTCGAACTGTCCGATGATTCGGACATCGAGGTTCACCCTAATGTCGACAAGCGCTCCTTCATTAGAGCAAAGCAGGCTCAGATCCATCAGCAACGGCACCAGCGCCGTATGGAGATTGAGACTCTAAAGTACGAGCGAATCATCAATGATGGTCTCCTCTCACGTATAGACAAGCTCCTCGCATTGCTTCGCGAGCATGAAGGATCTTCACGGGATCCCGAGGAGCTGGTCTTTCAAGCCGTTATGGAATCGGCAAGCAACCCAGCTGAAGACCAGGCACCTGTCCCACCAGAGGGCGTTCATACACACGAAAAGGAGCAGCCGAAGTACTCTCAGATGCTAAGTTCTTTAGTTGATCAAGTTAAGAAGGAGATCGGCGAGTCGAGTCCCGATAACCGATACCAGGCATACATCAAGGGTGTAGAGGGTCACCAGGACAAAGTTCAGGGGTTACAGAAAGAATTGCTGGCTCGACTTgcgcagctggagaaggaagagtcCAGCAAGATTACGAGCGATATGCTGCATACTGGATTTGACACATCCTACAtatcaaagtcaaaggaTAAGGGCAAGGCACCGGCTACGGCGAAATCAGAAACCGTGGAACTTTTAAATCCACGTGCAGTACAAGATGATGCACCGAAAGCTGACGATAATGAGCAAGTCGACCCGGACGACGTCAAAGCGAGCGATCTGGCCAAGAAGTTTGCTCGCATCAATCGTAATGACTACAGGGCATTGCTTCAATTTATCTCGGAGCACCCGGAGATTGTCGCGGAGAAAGAGACGGATGGTCTTCTAGTCGAAGCTTTCAACAGCCAGATGGAAGGAAAGGAGGAGTATGCTCGCCAGTGCGTACACCAGGGGCTGTTGTTGCAATATTGTCGCTCTCTAGGTCGAGACGGGATCTCACTTTTCTTCAAGCG TATCACAACTAAAGACCATCAAGCGGCGACACTTTTCCGCAACGACGTGAACGAAACCTACAACAAAATCAAAACCCGTGCAGCGGAACTCGCCAAAGACAGTTCGGCTGCCAATGATCCTGCTGGAGTAGAGCAGATTCAATTGCATGCCGTCGATCCTAACACCAAGATCACTATCAATATCCCACCCGCAGACAGCAATGACCCGGCAGTAATTGAAGCTCGCAAGATCTTCGAGTCTTTCTCGGAAGATATGCAGAAGGCATTAGCCTCGGAGTCTCTTGATGAAGTCAACAAGGTACTTGGTAAAATGCCCGTCAACGAGGCTGAAGAAGTGGTGGAGAAGCTTGGGGCTGGCGGCTTGCTAAGCCTTGAGGAAGGCATCGTTGACGCGACCACAGAAGAAGGCAGGAAGAAGCTTGAGGAAATTGAAGCTGAGGGCAGAAAGGAAAAGCACGTTGAAGAGATTGGTGAACCTGGCGGAGATGTTACCGAGTTGGATTAA
- a CDS encoding clathrin light chain CLC1 — protein MADRFPSLEDFSAGQTEVVETNGASDENDFLARERAILGDDADQFATAQDHVATDIGDDLLGGAEGAVVGETAPEEISGFESSFPAIETQNEQVAPGGTITGTGAPFPPTGYPSYKEPEEEPAPVREWRERRDAEIARRAELSNEKKEATIKKAREDIDDFYVSYNNKTDKLRAQTRADAEQFLANREDTSAGGTSWERIAKLVDISGKGAKGGASGSGKERFRELLLDLKKDQNAPGASGI, from the exons ATGGCGGACCGTTTCCCTTCACTGGAGGACTTTTCTGCGG GCCAGACTGAGGTTGTCGAAACCAACGGCGCATCGGATGAAAACGATTTCCTAGCCCGGGAGCGCGCTAttcttggagatgatgcCGACCAATTTGCTACTGCTCAAGACCACGTTGCTACAGATATTGGTGATGATTTACTGGGAGGTGCGGAAGGAGCCGTAGTTGGTGAAACAGCCCCTGAGGAAATCTCGGGATTTGAGTCTTCATTTCCTGCTATTGAGACACAGAATGAG CAAGTTGCTCCTGGCGGTACAATTACCGGAACAGGCGCACCCTTCCCACCAACTGGCTATCCATCTTACAAAGAgccagaggaagagccagCGCCCGTCAG GGAATGGCGTGAGAGACGAGACGCAGAAATCGCCCGCCGTGCAGAGCTTTCgaacgagaagaaggaggcgaCTATCAAGAAGGCTCGAGAGGACATCGACGATTTCTACGTATCTTACAACAACAAGACGGACAAGCTCCGGGCTCAAACCCGCGCTGATGCCGAACAGTTCCTTGCCAACAGAGAAGACACGTCTGCCGGTGGCACCAGCTGGGAGCGCATCGCGAAGCTCGTCGACATCTCAGGAAAGGGCGCAAAAGGTGGTGCCAGTGGATCAGGCAAGGAGCGTTTCCGTGAGTTGCTACTGGATCTGAAGAAGGATCAGAATGCGCCTGGTGCCAGTGGGATCTAG
- a CDS encoding t-SNARE syntaxin TLG2, whose protein sequence is MWRDRTNLYISYRQSFAHHPAKKPRYIGPSNGFTDTPSQSEESRRLISDSGGLEDDGDAIIEMDLLPPRWVDVQDEVTELLADIAQKSAQLDKLHQKHLLPGFGDEEVRKQDERMIERLTQDITRGFHECQTAVQRIEAMVREAKQQGGVSAGDETMAKNIQISLASRVQEASARFRKKQSTYLKKLRGLEGAAAPFDRAPTPQNPYMDPSLMESDADKSFSQSTLMQTSQRLTGQHDEAIEQREREINDIAKSIIELSDIFRELQAMVIDQGTMLDRIDYNIERMGTEVKAAEKELKVATNYQRRTTKRKILLLLIILVAGMIILLIVKPKRHSSPAPTPSPPRPVEQPPSEQPPSLFPRSSTFVYRRKRRPFPIQSSDDKLFEPGING, encoded by the exons ATGTGGCGGGATCGCACGAACCT GTATATCTCCTACCGTCAATCATTCGCGCACCACCCAGCCAAGAAGCCACGTTATATCGGCCCGTCCAATGGCTTTACCGACACACCCTCACAATCCGAAGAGAGTCGCAGACTCATATCTGACTCCGGCGGCTtagaagatgatggcgatgcgATCATTGAGATGGATCTCCTGCCCCCGCGGTGGGTCGACGTTCAGGACGAGGTGACTGAGTTGCTCGCAGACATTGCGCAAAAGTCAGCACAGCTGGACAAGCTACACCAGAAGCATCTGCTACCTGGATTCGGCGACGAGGAAGTAAGGAAGCAGGACGAGCGAATGATCGAACGACTCACGCAGGATATAACTCGCGGATTCCATGAGTGTCAGACGGCGGTCCAGAGGATTGAAGCGATGGTGCGCGAGGCCAAGCAACAGGGCGGAGTGAGTGCCGGGGACGAGACCATGGCGAAGAATATCCAGATATCCCTGGCTTCCAGGGTACAAGAGGCTAGTGCTCGGttcaggaagaagcagagcacCTATCTGAAGA AATTACGAGGACTCGAGGGTGCTGCGGCGCCTTTTGACCGCGCCCCAACGCCACAGAATCCCTACATGGATCCTTCATTAATGGAGTCCGACGCGGACAAGTCATTCTCTCAATCGACTCTCATGCAAACGTCACAACGACTGACCGGTCAACATGACGAAGCCATTGAGCAACGTGAGAGGGAGATCAACGACATCGCGAAGAGCATCATTGAGTTGTCGGATATATTTCGCGAACTACAAGCGATGGTCATCGATCAGGGAACCATGCTTGATCGGATTGACTATAATATCGAACGGATGGGTACTGAGGTCAAGGCAGCGGAGAAGGAACTGAAAGTG GCGACCAACTATCAACGGCGAACGACAAAACGCAAAATTCTCCTTCTACTTATCATCCTGGTTGCAGGGATGATCATCCTACTAATAGTCAAACCAAAAAGGCATAGCTCACCAGCTCCTACACCGTCCCCTCCCCGGCCCGTCGAACAGCCACCATCTGAGCAGCCTCCGAGTCTTTTCCCTCGATCATCCACATTTGTCTATCGCCGAAAGAGGCGTCCGTTTCCGATTCAGTCGTCAGATGACAAGTTGTTCGAGCCGGGTATAAATGGGTAG
- a CDS encoding calmodulin has protein sequence MADSLTEEQVSEYKEAFSLFDKDGDGQITTKELGTVMRSLGQNPSESELQDMINEVDADNNGTIDFPEFLTMMARKMKDTDSEEEIREAFKVFDRDNNGFISAAELRHVMTSIGEKLTDDEVDEMIREADQDGDGRIDYNEFVQLMMQK, from the exons ATG GCCGATTCTTTGACTGAGGAACAGGTTTCCGAGTACAAGGAagctttctctctcttc GACAAGGATGGTGATG GCCAGATCACCACCAAGGAATTGGGCACTGTAATGCGCTCTCTGGGCCAGAACCCTTCCGAGTCAGAGCTGCAAGATATGATCAACGAGGTGGATGCTGACAACAACGGCACCATCGATTTCCCCG AATTCCTTACCATGATGGctcggaagatgaaggaCACCGACTCCGAAGAGGAAATTCGGGAAGCTTTCAAGGTCTTCGACCGCGACAACAACGGTTTCATCTCCGCTGCGGAGCTGCGCCACGTTATGACCTCTATCGGGGAGAAGCTCACTGACGACGAAGTTGACGAGATGATTCGCGAGGCGGATCAGGACGGTGACGGCCGGATTGATT ACAACGAGTTCGTTCAGCTCATGATGCAAAAATAA
- a CDS encoding CTD-interacting domain-containing protein gives MAYTDDAVKAKLSALNETQEGIVTVAQWVMFHRRHAERTAQLWLQKLRDSPAPKRLNLIYLANEVAQQSKARRKDDFLIAFSPIIAEAMATAYKGASNDIQQKLRRVVEVWRQRSIFEIPIQEAVEARVDEIDKSRSTGKKPLLGGSLFSSPSGSVPSELQPLVPLQAALSKATMASGASATAANGEYDKMNDPAVPLPTPPVHAARLSQLLKALANAESSVSEVIKSRLALIDGLEKLLETNRAALSKEQSVLSQLTERKAETEAKKRDVEDSIMRGLSIDNPSLPQPSDAGAEAPAVARPEVEALTPPPVEAITPVGSPTQAPQEKIQESVEEGQVDGFRLPGIGQPTNNVPSDTGLPGLSSLSGMLQQGSPNGVNSKKRKVTHGEEDYAQYASGDLDADVAELLNQEGYPQER, from the exons ATGGCGTACACTGATGATGCTGTCAAAGCCAAACTCTCGGCGCTAAATGAGACGCAGGAAGGTATCGTCACGGTTGCCCAATGGGTTATGTTTCACAG ACGACATGCAGAACGAACGGCGCAGCTTTGGCTACAGAAACTTCGTGATTCGCCTGCACCCAAACGGCTGAATCTTATCTACCTTGCTAACG AGGTTGCACAACAATCAAAAGCCAGACGGAAGGATGATTTCCTCATTGCTTTCTCTCCG ATCATTGCCGAGGCTATGGCAACAGCATACAAAGGTGCTTCAAACGACATCCAGCAGAAGCTCCGACGAGTTGTTGAGGTGTGGAGGCAACGGTCAATTTTTGAGATACCTATTCAGGAAGCTGTAGAGGCTCGCGTGGATG AGATTGATAAGTCACGGTCGACCGGTAAAAAGCCATTGCTGGGCGGATCCCTTTTCTCGAGCCCGTCTGGGTCGGTTCCATCCGAACTCCAGCCGCTGGTCCCTCTGCAAGCAGCTTTGTCTAAAGCGACAATGGCTTCCGGTGCGTCTGCTACTGCAGCAAATGGAGAGTACGACAAAATGAATGATCCCGCCGTACCCTTACCAACTCCTCCAGTGCACGCTGCACGTCTAAGCCAACTACTGAAAGCGCTTGCAAATGCTGAAAGTTCTGTGTCCGAGGTCATCAAATCGCGCTTAGCACTTATCGATGGTCTtgagaagcttcttgaaACCAATCGTGCAGCCTTATCAAAAGAGCAGTCTGTTCTTTCGCAGCTGACTGAAAGGAAGGCGGAGACTGAAGCGAAGAAGCGGGACGTGGAAGATAGCATCATGAGAGGACTTTCTATCGACAATCCATCCCTGCCTCAGCCTAGCGACGCGGGCGCTGAAGCACCAGCCGTGGCTCGTCCGGAGGTCGAAGCTTTGACTCCCCCGCCAGTGGAAGCAATCACCCCAGTTGGGTCCCCAACGCAAGCCCCCCAGGAGAAAATCCAAGAgtcggtggaggagggtcAGGTCGATGGTTTTCGGCTTCCAGGCATCGGACAGCCTACCAATAATGTGCCATCTGACACAGGTCTACCAGGTCTGTCGAGTCTTTCCGGCATGCTACAGCAGGGCAGCCCTAACGGAGTCAACTCGAAGAAGCGTAAGGTTACCCACGGAGAGGAGGACTATGCGCAATACGCTAGCGGCGACCTGGACGCTGATGTCGCCGAGTTACTGAATCAGGAGGGCTATCCGCAGGAGAGGTAA
- the mdr2 gene encoding ATP-binding cassette permease mdr2, translated as MRGIRSLPCWAPGLSTKRIPPRELFADLFPNACVISARHSARNGLIRQFSGCSGSISNSCNPRPYRSAITSLLSANVCSKGVSAVQPRFLSTVRLFSTSQRSLEPKSNVKSTGGQVVRPELHQDQEHEDIEKGFELSERAAQAAQVNLSAKLAKDGAAGKKAGFKEIWRLLLIARPEAKKLALAFLFLLVSSGITMSIPFSIGKIMDTSTKATTEGGNELFGLSLPMFYGALAGILTLGAAANYGRIIILRIVGERIVARLRSKLFRQTFVQDAEFFDANRVGDLISRLSSDTIIVGKSITQNLSDGLRAAVSGAAGFGLMAYVSLKLSSILALLLPPIGLGAFFYGRAIRNLSRQIQRNLGTLTKIAEERLGNVKTSQSFAGEVLEVRRYNNQVRKIFELGKKESLISATFFSSTGFAGNMTILALLYVGGGMVQSGAITIGELTSFLMYTAYAGSSMFGLSSFYSELMKGVGAASRLFELQDRQPTISPTKGEKVASARGPIRFENVTFSYPTRPAVPIFRDLNFEIPQGTNVAIVGPSGGGKSTIASILLRFYSPTEGRVLIGGKDITHMNAKSLRRKIGIVSQEPVLFSGTIAENIAYGKPQAKRSEIVAAARKANCQFISDFPDGLDTQVGPRGAQLSGGQKQRIAIARALIKDPDILILDEATSALDAESETLVNSALTALLRGNNTTISIAHRLSTIKRSDTIIVLGPDGRVAEQGSYEELSARPDGAFTKLMEWQMSGGEVMDQLANTPANPVAQETSWDLQSDDGTEISEDTNIPSEPRTID; from the exons ATGCGCGGGATTAGGTCGCTTCCCTGCTGGGCTCCTGGGTTGAGCACGAAGCGAATTCCTCCACGAGAACTGTTTGCAGACCTATTTCCTAATGCCTGCGTAATTTCTGCGAGACACAGCGCTCGCAATGGTCTCATCCGACAGTTTTCGGGTTGCTCCGGGTCAATAAGCAACAGTTGCAACCCGCGTCCGTATCGATCCGCAATTACGTCCTTGTTATCCGCCAATGTCTGTAGTAAAGGGGTTTCGGCCGTTCAACCGCGATTTTTGAGTACAGTCAGGCTGTTTTCTACCTCCCAGCGATCATTGGAGCCAAAGTCGAACGTCAAGTCGACAGGCGGTCAGGTAGTGAGGCCAGAGTTACACCAGGATCAGGAGCATGAGGACATCGAGAAAGGCTTTGAGCTATCGGAGAGAGCCGCTCAGGCAGCACAGGTCAACCTCAGCGCGAAGCTCGCCAAAGACGGTGCTGCTGGAAAGAAGGCCGGGTTCAAGGAAATATGGAGGCTCTTACTGATTGCTCGACCGGAGGCGAAGAAGCTCGCCTTagccttccttttcttgctggTATCATCTGGTATTACAATGTCCATCCCATTTTCGATTGGAAAGATCATGGACACCTCGACAAAAGCGACTACAGAAGGTGGTAATGAGCTCTTTGGTCTGAGCCTTCCCATGTTCTATGGTGCGTTGGCTGGAATTCTCACTCTGGGCGCTGCGGCGAATTATGGTCGCATTATCATCCTGCGTATCGTTGGTGAGCGTATTGTTGCCAGACTTCGCTCGAAGCTCTTCCGCCAGACATTTGTGCAAGATGCAGAGTTCTTCGATGCGAATCGGGTCGGTGACTTGATTTCTCGCCTTAGCTCTGATACCATTATTGTCGGCAAGAGTATCACACAGAACCTGTCCGATGGACTGCGCGCTGCAGTTAGCGGTGCAGCAGGGTTCGGCTTAATGGCCTACGTCAGTCTCAAGCTCTCCAGTATACTggctctccttctccctcctATCGGCCTCGGGGCTTTTTTCTACGGACGAGCGATTCGAAACCTGAGTCGTCAAATCCAGAGGAATCTTGGGACCTTGACTAAGATTGCGGAGGAGCGCCTAGGCAACGTCAAGACTAGCCAGTCCTTTGCTGGCGAGGTTCTCGAGGTTCGTCGGTATAACAATCAAGTGCGAAAGATCTTTGAACTTGGCAAAAAAGAATCCCTTATCAGTGCCACATTCTTTAGCTCC ACCGGGTTTGCTGGCAACATGACCATCCTGGCATTGCTGTACGTCGGAGGAGGCATGGTCCAATCTGGTGCCATAACAATTGGAGAATTAACTTCATTCCTGATGTACACAGCGTACGCAGGGTCAAGCATGTTCGGTCTTTCGAGCTTTTACTCTGAACTGATGAAAGGTGTCGGGGCAGCTAGTCGACTGTTTGAATTACAGGATCGTCAGCCAACGATATCTCCAACCAAGGGCGAGAAGGTGGCTTCGGCGCGAGGACCAATTCGCTTCGAAAACGTGACTTTTAGTTACCCGACTCGTCCTGCTGTTCCTATTTTTAGGGATCTCAATTTCGAAATTCCCCAAGGGACCAATGTTGCTATCGTTGGGCCCTCAGGAGGTGGAAAATCAACGATCGCTTCTATTTTGCTCCGTTTCTACTCTCCTACCGAAGGAAGAGTTCTCATCGGTGGCAAAGACATCACCCATATGAACGCCAAATCTCTTCGACGAAAGATTGGAATCGTCTCCCAAGAGCCTGTCCTCTTTTCGGGGACTATAGCGGAGAACATTGCGTATGGTAAACCTCAGGCCAAGCGGTCAGAGATCGTTGCAGCTGCGCGCAAGGCGAACTGCCAGTTCATAAGTGACTTT CCGGATGGTCTTGACACCCAGGTCGGACCCCGGGGCGCTCAGCTTTCTGGTGGCCAGAAGCAGCGCATTGCGATTGCCCGGGCTCTGATCAAGGATCCTGATATTCTCATACTCGATGAAGCAACTTCTGCTCTCGATGCGGAGTCCGAAACTCTTGTGAACAGTGCTCTTACCGCGCTCCTTCGTGGTAACAATACTACCATTAGCATCGCTCATCGACTCTCTACTATTAAGAGATCCGATACGATTATTGTCCTTGGTCCCGACGGAAGAGTAGCCGAACAAGGCAGTTATGAGGAGCTCAGTGCTCGCCCTGATGGCGCCTTCACCAAATTGATGGAGTGGCAGATGAGCGGCGGTGAGGTGATGGACCAGCTCGCCAACACTCCTGCCAACCCGGTGGCGCAGGAAACTTCTTGGGACTTGCAGAGTGATGACGGGACAGAGATATCCGAGGATACCAACATCCCCTCAGAGCCGCGAACAATTGATTAG
- a CDS encoding nucleoside transmembrane transporter FUN26, translating into MDRIWRLISRPQAYEPIEHPTGLDDDEHVSISPRPQHELPFSRYEYAVFFILGVSMLWAWNMFLAAAPYFYLRFRSDKWTATHFQPSILTVSTITNLGSTFILAKLQKGASYSRRVTLSLLINIVIFSLLALSTVFVKDVDVKTYFSFLMFMVFGASLATGINQNGVFAYVSGFGREEYTQAIMAGQGVAGVLPCVVQIISALAVPKREGQNMPQASSKSAFMYFTTATAIAAISLVAFLSLVRRRSVLSLQLPEEQLDSISSGYAHKTVSLWVLFKKLRYLASALFLCFAITMVYAVFTAEIESVHQDPNHSRLFSREVFIPVAFLFWNAGDLIGRMSVIIPRLSLAHRPWVLFVISVTRLGFIPLYLLCNIGGRGAIVQSDFFYLFVVQLLFGVSNGYLGSSCMMGASHWVSVDEREAAGGFMSMVLVGGLAVGSLMSFLVANI; encoded by the exons ATGGATCGCATTTGGCGGTTGATCAGTCGCCCACAGGCCTACGAGCCGATAGAGCACCCTACGgggcttgatgatgacgaacaTGTTTCAATCTCACCTCGACCACAGCATGAATTGCCTTTCTCCAGGTATGAATATGCTGTATTCTTTATTCTGGGAGTGTCAATGTTGTGGGCATG GAACATGTTTCTCGCAGCAGCACCGTACTTCTACCTTCGTTTCCGGTCGGACAAATGGACAGCAACCCATTTCCAACCCTCGATTCTGACAGTGTCAACCATCACGAACCTGGGATCTACATTCATTCTCGCCAAACTGCAGAAAGGGGCCTCATACTCGAGACGAGTAACGCTTTCTTTACTTATAAACATTGTCATCTTTTCGCTATTGGCGCTTTCGACAGTCTTTGTGAAAGATGTCGATGTTAAAACCTACTTCAGCTTTCTGATGTTCATGGTGTTTGGGGCAAGCTTAGCAACCGGCATCAATCAGAATGGCGTCTTTGCCTACGTGTCTGGGTTcgggagagaagaatataCACAAGCCATTATGGCAGGACAGGGAGTAGCCGGCGTGCTTCCTTGTGTCGTGCAAATTATCTCTGCTTTGGCAGTGCCGAAGAGAGAGGGGCAGAACATGCCGCAGGCTTCATCAAAGTCCGCATTTATGTATTTCACTACAGCCACCGCCATTGCTGCTATTTCGCTGGTCGCCTTCCTTTCCCTTGTCAGGCGGCGATCGGTTCTATCCCTACAGTTGCCAGAGGAACAACTCGActcaatctcctctggtTATGCTCATAAGACGGTGAGTCTCTGGGTTTTGTTTAAGAAGCTACGGTATCTTGCATCGGCTCTATTCCTTTGCTTTGCCATTACTATGGTGTACGCAGTCTTCACCGCAGAAATCGAGTCCGTACATCAAGATCCCAATCATTCCCGGTTATTCTCTCGAGAAGTCTTCATCCCAGTGGCTTTCCTCTTTTGGAATGCCGGTGATCTAATTGGGAGGATGTCAGTCATCATCCCTCGTCTTTCATTAGCCCATCGTCCTTGGGTCCTTTTCGTCATTTCTGTGACCCGCCTAGGGTTCATCCCACTTTACCTGCTTTGTAACATTGGAGGGAGAGGGGCCATTGTACAGAGTGATTTCTTTTATCTCTTCGTTGTGCAGCTTTTGTTCGGGGTTTCCAACGGATATCTTGGCAGCAGCTGTATGATGGGAGCTAGTCACTGGGTTTCTGTGGATGAACgagaggctgctggtgggTTCATGAGCATGGTCCTTGTGGGTGGCTTGGCTGTAGGAAGTCTCATGAGCTTCCTTGTCGCCAACATATGA